A genome region from Acidobacteriota bacterium includes the following:
- a CDS encoding glyceraldehyde 3-phosphate dehydrogenase NAD-binding domain-containing protein: protein MPTPFALNGLGRIGRAVLRLAADRPEVQPVAINDPAPTASLVARLAHDSVRGPLAHGVRPEGDGLRLGEHWIRHFRQAEPAEIPWHQSGARLVVEASGRFLGEAARSHLGESVERVVLSANSDHADVTLCPGINDHGNLYDPRRHRLVSASSCTTNCLAPVLAVLDAAGGIERAAFTSVHSYTPSQKLFDEPGEGEGDDRRRRAAALNLIPLASTTPAAIGRVLPHLAGRVDGRVVRVPTPAGALLEVTAHLSHNTEAEALRGAFRRAAENSLRGILAVTEDALVSSDFIHRPESAIIDLPLLGLTDGRLARVAAWYDNEWGYAHRLLDLIVRLGGDTEV, encoded by the coding sequence ATGCCCACACCCTTTGCCCTCAACGGACTCGGCCGCATCGGGCGCGCTGTTTTGCGCCTCGCCGCCGATCGTCCGGAGGTGCAGCCGGTGGCGATCAACGACCCGGCGCCGACGGCGAGTCTGGTCGCGCGTCTGGCCCACGATTCGGTGCGCGGCCCGCTGGCCCATGGAGTCCGGCCGGAAGGCGACGGACTGCGCCTCGGGGAACACTGGATCCGGCACTTTCGGCAGGCAGAACCGGCGGAGATTCCATGGCACCAAAGCGGTGCCCGGCTGGTCGTCGAGGCCAGCGGCCGCTTTCTCGGCGAGGCCGCCCGAAGCCACCTCGGGGAGTCCGTCGAGCGGGTGGTGCTGTCGGCCAACAGCGACCATGCGGACGTTACCCTGTGCCCCGGGATCAACGACCACGGCAACCTCTACGATCCGCGACGCCACCGGCTGGTCAGTGCTTCGTCCTGCACCACCAACTGCCTGGCCCCGGTGCTCGCCGTGCTCGATGCGGCCGGCGGCATCGAGCGAGCAGCCTTCACCTCGGTCCACAGCTACACGCCGAGCCAGAAGCTGTTCGACGAACCCGGCGAGGGAGAAGGGGATGACCGGCGACGGCGCGCCGCGGCGCTCAATCTCATCCCCCTCGCCTCGACCACCCCGGCGGCCATCGGCCGGGTGCTGCCGCACCTCGCCGGACGCGTCGACGGCCGGGTGGTGCGGGTGCCGACGCCGGCCGGCGCGCTGCTCGAGGTGACGGCCCACCTCTCGCACAACACCGAAGCGGAGGCTCTGCGAGGCGCCTTTCGGCGCGCCGCGGAGAACTCCCTGCGAGGCATTCTGGCGGTGACCGAAGACGCTCTGGTGTCGTCGGACTTCATCCATCGCCCGGAATCGGCGATCATCGACCTACCGCTTCTCGGCCTCACCGACGGCCGGCTAGCCCGGGTCGCCGCCTGGTACGACAACGAGTGGGGATACGCCCATC
- the tsaD gene encoding tRNA (adenosine(37)-N6)-threonylcarbamoyltransferase complex transferase subunit TsaD, translated as MTTVRKGPIILGIETSCDDTACAVLAGDGRVLSSVVSSQLEAHRPFGGVVPEIASREHLRNWPAVSSEALERSGVSMTEVDAVAATRGPGLMGSLLVGLSLGKALAWSRRLPFYGVHHLEGHLYSPFLAADSAAAAPADRVPEDFVGLVVSGGHTNLFRVMRGATSTLAETRDDAMGEVFDKIGKRLQIAYPQGPRVDELAEQGRAGEQPFAIAACSGDGLDFSYSGLKSQALMAIERLERAGVATDLSAGAPAPQPVLDLLAGFRASAVGQIIDRLERLFEGAALPRKLAVSGGVAANRLLRREVARWGESNGVEVSPVPLTYSGDNAAMIAFAAVLRHRHGAADNPFEVEAASRIPLSAAR; from the coding sequence ATGACGACCGTGCGGAAAGGCCCCATCATTCTCGGCATCGAGACCTCCTGCGACGACACCGCCTGCGCGGTGCTCGCCGGCGACGGCCGGGTGCTGTCCTCGGTGGTGTCGAGCCAGCTCGAAGCGCACAGGCCCTTCGGCGGCGTGGTGCCGGAGATCGCCTCGCGCGAACACCTGCGCAACTGGCCGGCGGTTTCCTCCGAGGCGCTCGAACGCTCGGGCGTCTCGATGACGGAAGTCGATGCGGTGGCGGCGACCCGCGGCCCCGGCCTGATGGGGTCGCTGCTCGTCGGCCTGTCCCTGGGCAAGGCCCTCGCCTGGAGTCGCCGGCTGCCCTTCTACGGCGTGCACCACCTCGAAGGCCATCTGTACTCGCCCTTCCTGGCTGCCGACTCGGCCGCCGCCGCGCCCGCCGACCGGGTGCCCGAGGACTTCGTGGGTTTGGTGGTGTCCGGTGGGCACACCAATCTCTTCCGGGTGATGCGCGGCGCCACCTCGACCCTGGCGGAAACCCGTGACGACGCCATGGGCGAAGTGTTCGACAAGATCGGCAAGCGTCTGCAGATTGCCTATCCCCAGGGCCCGCGGGTGGACGAACTGGCCGAGCAAGGGAGGGCCGGGGAGCAGCCCTTCGCCATTGCCGCCTGTTCCGGAGACGGTCTGGACTTCTCCTATTCCGGCCTCAAGAGCCAGGCGCTGATGGCGATCGAACGGCTGGAGCGCGCCGGCGTCGCGACGGATCTTTCGGCCGGCGCCCCCGCCCCCCAGCCGGTGCTCGACCTCCTCGCCGGATTCCGGGCCTCGGCCGTGGGCCAGATCATCGATCGCCTGGAACGCCTCTTCGAAGGGGCGGCGTTGCCGCGAAAGCTCGCCGTGTCCGGCGGAGTGGCCGCCAATCGCCTGCTGCGCCGGGAAGTCGCCCGCTGGGGCGAGAGCAACGGGGTGGAGGTGTCGCCGGTGCCGCTCACCTATTCCGGCGACAACGCGGCGATGATCGCCTTCGCCGCCGTGCTGCGCCATCGCCACGGCGCCGCGGACAACCCTTTCGAAGTGGAGGCGGCCAGCCGCATTCCCTTGTCCGCTGCGAGGTGA